A genomic segment from Nostoc sp. ATCC 53789 encodes:
- a CDS encoding nucleotidyltransferase domain-containing protein, whose product MNQESPQFINHIVSSLRSIEGITAISLGGSRARGNHTNKSDVDLGIYYNSENPPDLIALNRLASELDDNHRVNLITVIGGWGKWINGGGWLQVQGIGVDFLYRDLAKVNRVIDDCHAGQITIDYQPGHPHGFVSSIYMGEIAICQVLYDPDGVLEALKLKTKPYPVRLKHATIDTFAWEISFSLVVAKKAIARDDVVYAAGCCFRSVACMNQVLFALNEDYLLNEKGAVAIASTFAICPTDYQQRVEQAIALLAASSKSIAEAIAILEAIEDDLSQWYGNRRLSM is encoded by the coding sequence ATGAATCAGGAATCGCCTCAATTCATCAACCATATTGTTTCAAGTTTGCGGTCAATTGAGGGAATTACAGCTATCTCATTGGGCGGTTCACGGGCACGGGGCAACCACACCAATAAGTCAGATGTAGATTTGGGAATTTATTATAATTCAGAAAACCCGCCCGATTTAATTGCTCTAAATCGCCTTGCCTCTGAGCTTGATGATAACCATCGGGTAAATTTGATTACTGTGATTGGTGGATGGGGAAAGTGGATTAATGGCGGCGGTTGGCTACAAGTTCAAGGTATAGGTGTAGATTTTCTCTATCGTGATTTGGCGAAGGTCAATCGTGTGATTGATGATTGCCATGCTGGACAAATTACTATTGATTATCAACCAGGACATCCTCATGGTTTTGTATCCTCGATTTATATGGGCGAAATTGCTATTTGTCAGGTACTTTACGACCCAGATGGTGTTTTAGAAGCTTTGAAGCTCAAAACAAAGCCTTATCCAGTTAGGCTCAAACACGCAACTATTGACACTTTCGCCTGGGAAATCAGTTTCTCGTTGGTGGTTGCAAAAAAAGCGATTGCACGCGATGATGTTGTTTACGCAGCAGGTTGTTGTTTCCGCAGTGTGGCGTGTATGAATCAGGTTTTATTCGCCCTCAATGAAGATTACCTGTTGAATGAAAAGGGAGCGGTGGCAATCGCAAGTACATTTGCTATTTGCCCTACTGACTATCAACAACGGGTTGAGCAAGCGATCGCACTTTTAGCTGCTTCTTCAAAATCGATAGCTGAGGCGATTGCGATTCTTGAGGCGATTGAGGATGATTTGAGTCAATGGTATGGAAATCGGCGATTATCAATGTAA